Proteins encoded together in one Campylobacter concisus window:
- the era gene encoding GTPase Era, whose protein sequence is MKSGFVSIIGRTNAGKSSFLNALLNEKIAIVSHKQNATRRKINGIVMNGEDQIIFTDTPGLHESNKAINQLLINQAIKSMGDCDLIVFLAPIHDSTSDYEKFLALNPEKPHILVLTKVDESSNTKVLEKITQYQKFQDKFAALLTFSTKQPTYKKPLLDEICKLLPEHEYFYDPEFLTPTNEKEIFREFILEAIYENLSDEIPYLSDAIIKSVKEKTGITEIYASIITERDIHKSMIIGKNGETIKRIGIFARKLIQNLTNTKVFLKLDVVVKKGWSKEEKSLNQIIGY, encoded by the coding sequence TTGAAATCGGGCTTTGTTAGCATCATAGGACGCACAAATGCTGGCAAAAGCTCGTTTTTAAATGCATTGTTGAATGAAAAGATCGCCATTGTCTCGCACAAGCAAAACGCAACTCGTAGAAAGATAAATGGCATAGTAATGAACGGTGAAGATCAGATCATCTTTACCGACACGCCAGGGCTTCACGAGAGCAATAAGGCGATAAATCAACTACTAATAAACCAAGCTATAAAATCGATGGGAGACTGTGATCTCATAGTATTTTTAGCGCCTATTCATGATAGTACAAGCGACTATGAGAAATTTCTAGCTCTAAATCCTGAAAAACCACACATCTTAGTGCTAACAAAAGTCGATGAGAGCTCAAATACTAAAGTGCTTGAAAAGATCACTCAGTATCAGAAATTTCAAGATAAATTTGCAGCTTTGCTCACCTTTAGCACCAAGCAGCCTACCTATAAAAAGCCGCTTCTTGATGAAATTTGCAAGCTTTTGCCAGAGCATGAGTACTTTTATGATCCAGAATTTCTCACGCCGACAAATGAGAAGGAAATTTTTAGAGAATTTATACTTGAAGCGATCTATGAAAATTTAAGCGATGAGATCCCATATCTTAGCGATGCGATCATAAAAAGCGTGAAAGAAAAAACTGGCATAACTGAAATTTATGCTAGTATCATCACGGAGCGTGACATCCACAAAAGCATGATCATCGGGAAAAATGGTGAAACTATTAAAAGAATTGGAATTTTTGCAAGAAAGTTAATACAAAATTTAACCAACACAAAGGTCTTTCTAAAGCTCGATGTAGTCGTTAAAAAAGGCTGGAGTAAAGAAGAAAAGAGCCTAAATCAGATAATTGGCTATTGA
- a CDS encoding C4-dicarboxylate ABC transporter, translated as MMNIKKNSEISIVALDPYDYKGFRYHNSNVEAFNFSKTVNKRDFFISYIKFKDLKTTTIFIPRSVDSDTLYEELYSKTYAELSLDPALDNKIFFSEGTTKAQERIFTVFAITNEDINSTFKAVAKKVPYIDYLAPEPLIYSAIYKKGLLPSTQADCFIALRKDESFLSIYLDGDFFTAREIRYNLNYLKDKFLEQSGDRLSDDKFLEVLSQRGLVNKDDDGFNYDLNTVFEDYIFYFNDILNIINSQNGIAIKKIYIDCDYEIKNFANFISTKLGLDAEYINIKVAINNKNYTINERYNVMALFGRFYTKEPFYENFNLSNMLRPDPFVKRKSGKFLLTCATAFALSMLYPAYNYIAGLVLEKDSARLNDEYSVLNAQEMQIKETLAKISREQEAVKEQTQKENEKLNFRKGLLAEIENKKDNYAMKGLNLFKITDILNLNAVHITNIVNNDRNLTITAVSDNEKRITQLIKDISKDEKYLVNTKKIRSDDAKHEYESNISIEIRQ; from the coding sequence ATGATGAATATTAAAAAAAATAGTGAAATTTCTATAGTTGCACTAGATCCGTATGACTATAAAGGATTTCGTTATCATAACAGCAATGTAGAAGCTTTTAACTTTTCAAAAACAGTCAATAAACGCGACTTTTTCATCTCATATATAAAATTTAAAGACCTAAAAACAACAACTATTTTTATCCCTAGAAGCGTTGATAGCGACACCCTCTATGAGGAGCTTTATTCAAAGACCTATGCAGAGCTCTCACTTGATCCAGCGCTTGATAATAAGATATTTTTCTCAGAAGGTACTACAAAAGCTCAAGAGAGAATTTTTACTGTTTTTGCTATCACAAATGAAGATATAAATTCGACCTTTAAAGCAGTTGCAAAAAAGGTCCCATATATCGACTATCTTGCGCCTGAGCCTTTGATCTACTCTGCTATTTATAAAAAAGGCTTGCTACCTAGCACACAAGCAGACTGCTTTATCGCGCTTAGAAAAGATGAATCATTTTTAAGCATATATTTAGATGGTGATTTTTTTACTGCAAGAGAAATTCGCTATAACCTAAACTATCTTAAAGATAAATTCTTAGAGCAAAGCGGCGATCGCCTAAGCGATGATAAATTTCTCGAAGTTTTGTCTCAAAGAGGACTCGTAAATAAAGACGATGATGGCTTTAACTACGATCTAAACACAGTTTTTGAAGATTATATATTTTACTTTAACGATATTTTAAACATTATAAATAGCCAAAATGGCATAGCCATAAAGAAAATTTACATAGATTGTGACTATGAGATCAAAAATTTTGCAAATTTTATCTCAACCAAACTTGGCTTGGATGCCGAATATATAAACATAAAAGTTGCGATAAATAACAAAAACTACACTATCAACGAGCGTTATAACGTTATGGCTTTATTTGGTAGATTTTATACCAAAGAGCCATTTTATGAGAATTTTAACCTCTCAAATATGCTCCGTCCAGATCCATTTGTCAAAAGAAAAAGTGGCAAATTCTTGCTCACTTGCGCTACGGCATTTGCGCTAAGTATGTTATATCCAGCTTACAACTACATAGCTGGTCTTGTTTTAGAAAAAGACAGCGCAAGACTAAATGACGAATATAGCGTCTTAAACGCACAAGAGATGCAGATAAAAGAGACGCTAGCTAAAATTTCAAGAGAACAAGAGGCGGTAAAAGAGCAGACTCAAAAAGAGAATGAAAAGCTAAATTTTAGAAAAGGTCTGCTTGCTGAGATCGAAAATAAAAAAGATAATTACGCTATGAAGGGTTTAAATCTTTTTAAAATTACCGATATTTTAAATCTAAACGCAGTTCATATCACAAACATCGTAAATAACGATAGAAATTTGACTATAACTGCAGTTAGCGATAATGAAAAAAGGATAACCCAGTTGATCAAAGATATCAGCAAAGATGAAAAATACTTGGTAAATACTAAAAAAATTCGCTCCGATGACGCTAAACACGAGTATGAAAGTAATATAAGCATAGAGATTAGACAATGA
- the mshL gene encoding pilus (MSHA type) biogenesis protein MshL, with protein sequence MLVSKLSKFIITAALASFLATPIMAKPSTCLSKNFSMKITDDISLGDVLNQLSEMCDFSIVAKDAYSKKELDDKVFGVNIRNMSLSEVFDLLLNEKNLSYEFSNNVLKISSLQTKIFKIDYITSIREGTAITKASVDASPSEVGNSSSSDTSSNDIKNENNLIRTTEKFDFWEKLDAELKAILNNSSEHITAPDPIINQNAGLITVTATPSQLKRVEKYIAEMQRRLKKQVIIDVSIIAVDLNNEYKQGVDWSKFELGFNSYIGNQGSSTGSSASWTNKGNSLSDGFGRTLNIAANLNFSLDGMINFLETNGKTKVVSSPKVTTLNNQQALISVGDNINYRVMEETDNGSNNNNNNRLTTTYKQYSVFIGILLNLLPEVSDNNKIMLRINPSLSSFKYAEDDTRSQNTAIREIAPDTVQKKLSTVVQVNSGDTIILGGLIGQTKDKQNTAVPLLADIPLIGSVFKSTRDGVRTTELIFVITPRVVDLEDPKPVQQSLKDLGFSKSIYE encoded by the coding sequence ATGTTGGTATCAAAATTAAGTAAATTTATTATAACTGCGGCGTTGGCTTCATTTTTAGCTACCCCTATAATGGCAAAACCAAGCACATGCTTGAGTAAAAATTTTAGTATGAAGATCACAGACGATATAAGTCTTGGCGATGTTTTAAATCAGCTCTCTGAAATGTGTGATTTTAGTATTGTTGCAAAAGATGCTTATAGTAAAAAAGAGCTTGACGATAAAGTCTTTGGCGTAAATATAAGAAACATGAGTCTAAGCGAGGTCTTTGATCTACTTTTAAATGAGAAAAATTTAAGCTATGAGTTTTCAAATAATGTCTTAAAAATCTCATCGCTTCAAACAAAAATTTTTAAAATAGACTATATCACCTCTATCCGTGAGGGCACAGCTATCACAAAAGCTTCGGTTGATGCCTCTCCATCAGAGGTTGGCAATAGCTCAAGCAGTGACACTAGCTCAAATGACATAAAAAATGAAAACAACTTGATAAGAACAACAGAGAAATTTGACTTCTGGGAGAAGCTTGATGCTGAGCTAAAAGCTATCTTAAACAATAGCAGCGAGCACATCACAGCGCCAGATCCTATCATAAACCAAAATGCTGGACTTATCACGGTTACAGCCACTCCGTCACAGCTAAAACGCGTTGAAAAATATATAGCCGAGATGCAAAGAAGACTTAAAAAGCAAGTCATCATCGACGTTTCTATCATCGCAGTTGATCTAAATAATGAGTATAAACAAGGTGTTGATTGGAGTAAATTTGAGCTTGGATTTAACTCATATATAGGCAACCAAGGCTCTAGCACCGGCTCAAGTGCAAGCTGGACAAATAAGGGCAACAGCCTAAGCGATGGCTTTGGACGCACACTAAACATCGCTGCAAATTTAAACTTTAGCCTTGATGGTATGATAAATTTCCTTGAAACAAATGGTAAAACAAAGGTCGTTTCAAGTCCAAAAGTAACCACTCTAAACAACCAACAAGCGCTAATCTCTGTGGGTGATAATATAAACTACCGCGTGATGGAAGAGACAGATAATGGTAGCAACAATAACAATAACAACAGGCTTACAACAACTTATAAACAATACTCTGTATTTATCGGTATCTTGTTAAATTTGCTTCCAGAAGTTTCAGATAACAACAAGATCATGCTTCGCATCAACCCAAGCTTAAGCAGCTTTAAGTATGCAGAAGATGACACAAGATCACAAAATACAGCCATTAGAGAGATCGCCCCTGATACAGTTCAGAAAAAACTCTCAACCGTCGTTCAGGTAAATAGTGGCGATACGATCATACTTGGCGGACTTATCGGACAGACCAAAGATAAGCAAAACACAGCTGTGCCACTTCTAGCCGACATACCTTTGATAGGAAGCGTCTTTAAAAGCACAAGAGATGGCGTAAGAACTACTGAGCTTATCTTTGTCATCACGCCAAGAGTTGTTGATCTTGAAGATCCAAAACCAGTTCAGCAGTCGCTAAAAGATCTAGGATTTTCTAAATCGATCTATGAGTAA
- a CDS encoding ATP-binding protein — MSNENIYTHIKDVFIDEDESLNFVNLDNSISCYNKIVLALKKPLKLILFYGKPGSGKTFLLNKIANDLKEDKSLIFFPHPFFSEATFIEALCEQIYGKKLEDINNFESFIKFYSKDFSSKDEILKNQMTVILDEAQLYPTELIEKIRLMADTRMFKFLFTIHKTENEDILAKDYFQTRIWESIELSSADVNEIIIYLQRKLSQKNYDKYLKFEKKDYECAYSFCGGNLRTLNKIMYKFYEICEYYEQYQPSKLSGDKANTMILTMAALDAGLIDA; from the coding sequence ATGAGTAACGAAAATATTTATACACATATAAAAGATGTTTTTATAGATGAAGACGAGAGTTTAAATTTCGTAAATTTAGACAACTCTATAAGCTGCTACAACAAGATAGTTTTAGCTTTAAAAAAGCCACTAAAGCTTATCTTATTTTATGGCAAGCCAGGTAGCGGCAAGACCTTTTTGCTAAACAAGATCGCAAATGATCTAAAAGAAGATAAAAGCCTCATCTTTTTTCCACATCCATTTTTTAGTGAGGCGACATTTATCGAGGCACTTTGTGAGCAAATTTATGGAAAAAAGCTTGAAGATATAAACAACTTTGAGAGCTTTATAAAATTTTATTCAAAAGACTTTAGCAGTAAAGATGAAATTTTAAAAAATCAAATGACGGTTATCCTAGATGAAGCACAGCTCTATCCGACTGAGCTTATCGAGAAGATAAGGCTTATGGCCGATACTAGGATGTTTAAATTTCTCTTTACGATACACAAAACCGAAAACGAAGATATTTTGGCGAAAGATTATTTTCAGACTAGAATTTGGGAGAGCATCGAGCTAAGTAGTGCTGATGTAAATGAGATCATCATCTACTTGCAAAGAAAGCTTAGTCAAAAAAACTATGATAAATACCTTAAATTTGAGAAAAAAGACTACGAGTGCGCCTACTCATTTTGCGGTGGAAATTTAAGAACGCTAAACAAGATCATGTATAAATTCTATGAAATTTGCGAATACTACGAGCAGTATCAGCCTTCAAAGCTTAGCGGCGATAAGGCAAATACCATGATACTCACCATGGCTGCACTTGATGCGGGGCTAATCGATGCTTGA
- a CDS encoding CDC27 family protein yields the protein MLEPQEIQRLEKLYESYKKKNGGFLHKIFNAKNSKILIIELLLIIILLAALIALSIEKTPSLASKSDKFLAKNATAVKMVEKNETNASMLSELKQKSEVAKAKFEEGKKQDELADKIAKKLEEVVKINETNDTSKNDPKRQRSSQGWLKLNIPDEEPLTEQNGINGMSVPQDEVIDLEAKPARKRVNIQVTSASNEESVLREQFLKTNNPTIALELARLNFRNNNFKEAIKWSLAANDIDNSLEESWIIFAKSKYKLKQSDDAVKALREYNKNLNKASINELINKIKSGTL from the coding sequence ATGCTTGAACCACAAGAAATTCAAAGACTAGAAAAGCTTTATGAGAGCTACAAGAAAAAAAATGGTGGCTTTTTGCATAAAATTTTTAATGCCAAAAACTCTAAAATTTTAATCATCGAGCTTTTACTTATCATCATTTTGCTGGCTGCATTGATAGCGCTAAGCATAGAAAAAACCCCAAGTCTTGCTAGTAAAAGCGATAAATTTTTAGCTAAAAATGCAACCGCAGTAAAAATGGTAGAAAAAAACGAAACAAATGCAAGCATGCTTAGCGAGCTAAAGCAAAAGAGCGAGGTTGCTAAGGCTAAATTTGAAGAGGGTAAGAAGCAAGATGAGCTGGCTGACAAGATAGCTAAAAAGCTCGAAGAGGTCGTAAAGATAAACGAAACAAACGATACTTCAAAAAATGACCCAAAAAGGCAAAGAAGCTCACAAGGTTGGCTTAAGCTAAATATCCCTGATGAAGAGCCACTTACCGAACAAAATGGCATAAACGGCATGAGCGTGCCACAAGATGAAGTGATAGATCTTGAGGCAAAACCAGCTAGAAAGCGTGTAAATATACAAGTAACTTCAGCATCAAATGAAGAGAGCGTGCTAAGGGAGCAGTTTTTAAAGACAAACAATCCAACTATCGCGCTCGAGCTTGCTAGATTAAATTTTAGAAATAATAATTTCAAAGAAGCTATAAAGTGGTCGCTTGCCGCGAACGATATAGATAATAGCTTAGAGGAGTCGTGGATCATCTTTGCAAAGTCAAAATATAAGCTAAAACAAAGCGATGATGCCGTCAAAGCTCTAAGGGAGTATAATAAAAACTTAAACAAAGCTTCGATAAATGAGCTTATAAATAAGATAAAAAGTGGAACATTATGA
- a CDS encoding GspE/PulE family protein, translating into MKNVENVILKNIEQNGKLSTSDIEKIKQISEQEGKGLVKILRDENLINDEDFMEILSDIYRRGHVNIDEISNDLELDIKAFVKFISEKFKVLYFDLDDIDIDYRISEKLSTAQLKTYSAIPVKEDEISVYVAFKNPFDVIAQDKVQNLFNRKLLKVAIAQPTQIEKYISKLALNESIKDVITEIRRELSSSASQGQNTENSGILKLIEIILKTSIQSRASDIHIEPTETNCIVRSRIDGMLSETFIFDKDIYPPMVSRMKLLSNMDIAERRRPQDGRFSAQILDKEYDFRISTLPILNGESIVLRILDKSKVIINLEDLGMHPDNFSKFKKSMKAPYGIILVTGPTGSGKTTTLYGALNDIKSVKTKIITVEDPVEYQLNMIQQVHVNEKAGLTFVSALRSILRQDPDVIMIGEIRDQETLRIAIQAALTGHLVFSTLHTNDAISALPRMIDMGIEPYLVSGALVCIEAQRLVRKLCPHCKQKITLSQKAFDEVKKFVPENYQFYKSVGCPQCSQTGYLGREMISEILPISDHIASMVANGASKDELKSVAYEEGFIDMFHDGVIRAANGITTLEEVYRVAKI; encoded by the coding sequence ATGAAAAATGTAGAAAATGTAATCTTAAAAAATATAGAACAAAATGGCAAACTAAGCACATCAGATATAGAAAAGATAAAGCAGATAAGCGAGCAAGAAGGTAAGGGTCTTGTTAAAATTTTAAGAGATGAAAATTTAATAAACGATGAAGATTTTATGGAAATTTTGTCCGATATTTACAGAAGAGGGCATGTAAATATAGATGAAATTTCAAACGATCTTGAGCTTGATATAAAGGCTTTTGTTAAATTTATAAGCGAGAAATTTAAGGTTTTATACTTTGACCTTGATGATATCGACATCGACTACCGCATCAGTGAGAAGCTAAGCACCGCTCAGCTAAAAACATATAGCGCGATCCCAGTAAAAGAAGACGAGATAAGCGTATATGTCGCTTTTAAAAATCCGTTTGACGTTATTGCTCAAGATAAGGTGCAAAATTTATTTAATAGAAAACTACTAAAAGTTGCCATCGCTCAGCCAACTCAGATAGAAAAATATATAAGCAAGCTAGCACTTAATGAGAGCATAAAAGATGTGATAACAGAGATCAGAAGAGAGCTTTCAAGCTCGGCCAGTCAAGGTCAAAACACTGAAAACTCTGGAATTTTAAAGCTAATCGAGATCATCTTAAAAACATCTATCCAAAGCAGAGCCAGCGACATCCATATCGAGCCAACCGAGACAAACTGCATCGTAAGAAGCAGGATCGATGGCATGCTAAGTGAGACATTTATATTTGATAAAGATATCTATCCGCCGATGGTTAGCCGTATGAAGCTACTTTCAAATATGGATATCGCAGAGCGCCGCCGCCCACAAGATGGTAGATTTTCAGCTCAAATTTTAGACAAAGAGTATGATTTTCGTATCTCGACGCTACCTATATTAAATGGCGAAAGTATAGTTTTAAGAATTCTTGATAAGTCAAAGGTCATTATAAATTTAGAAGATCTTGGCATGCACCCAGACAACTTTTCTAAATTTAAAAAGAGCATGAAAGCACCTTATGGCATCATCCTTGTTACTGGTCCAACAGGCTCAGGTAAGACTACGACACTTTACGGCGCGCTAAATGATATAAAAAGCGTAAAAACTAAGATCATCACAGTTGAAGATCCGGTTGAATACCAGCTAAATATGATCCAACAAGTGCATGTAAATGAAAAGGCTGGACTTACCTTTGTCTCAGCTCTTCGCTCTATCTTGAGGCAAGATCCAGATGTCATAATGATAGGTGAGATCAGAGATCAAGAGACGCTTCGCATAGCGATACAAGCGGCACTTACTGGTCACCTTGTCTTTTCTACGCTTCACACAAATGATGCCATAAGCGCGCTTCCTCGTATGATAGATATGGGCATCGAGCCTTATCTAGTAAGTGGCGCGCTCGTTTGCATAGAGGCTCAAAGGCTTGTTAGAAAGCTCTGCCCACACTGCAAACAAAAGATCACTCTATCTCAAAAGGCATTTGACGAGGTTAAGAAATTTGTCCCTGAAAACTACCAGTTTTATAAAAGCGTCGGCTGCCCGCAATGCTCACAAACTGGGTATCTAGGACGTGAGATGATAAGTGAAATTTTACCTATTAGTGACCATATAGCAAGCATGGTCGCAAATGGTGCTTCTAAAGATGAGCTTAAAAGCGTAGCTTACGAAGAGGGCTTTATAGATATGTTTCATGATGGTGTCATAAGAGCAGCAAATGGCATAACCACGCTTGAAGAAGTTTATAGGGTTGCTAAGATATGA
- a CDS encoding type II secretion system F family protein yields the protein MKYFEVEYIQNGKRHKMSLRANNKSEIKDKANVTGMIVKIKETQTSSINNFENLQNVIAKAFTNPKVKIPNLVATIRQLSVMTNAGISIHDSIKEVANSTEDKRLKFIFQTIDEELNQGSSLTNSIENFKEELGDVTLAMIRLGESTGNMADALVKLASILQEVWDNQQKFKKAIRYPITVICAIIIAFVILMILVVPQFREIFEQLNAELPLPTKILLNIEYVMTNYGFYILGALAFIGYLLRKYYLESEEFQDKVDKYLLKVYLIGKIIFYSNMSRFNLIFTELVRAGLPIADALDTAVITVSNKDIKKKLSGVKILVGRGVSLTEAFRDTNLYENMLIQMISAGEQSGSLDDMTGKVTDYYRMKFNDIIDNISNYIEPILLVFIAGMVLLLALGIFLPMWDLSKAVKN from the coding sequence ATGAAATACTTTGAGGTTGAATACATCCAAAACGGCAAACGCCACAAGATGAGCCTAAGAGCGAACAATAAAAGCGAGATCAAAGACAAAGCAAATGTCACTGGCATGATCGTAAAGATCAAAGAGACGCAAACTTCTAGCATAAATAACTTTGAAAATTTACAAAACGTGATCGCAAAGGCTTTTACTAATCCAAAGGTGAAAATCCCAAATTTAGTAGCCACCATAAGGCAGCTTAGCGTTATGACAAATGCTGGAATTTCTATCCACGATAGCATTAAAGAGGTTGCAAACTCCACCGAGGATAAGCGCCTTAAATTTATATTTCAAACTATAGATGAGGAGCTAAATCAAGGCTCAAGCCTCACAAATAGCATAGAAAATTTTAAAGAAGAGCTAGGCGACGTGACGCTAGCGATGATAAGACTAGGGGAAAGCACTGGTAATATGGCTGACGCGCTTGTAAAGCTCGCCTCTATCTTGCAAGAGGTCTGGGACAATCAGCAAAAATTTAAAAAAGCTATCCGCTATCCGATAACAGTCATTTGTGCGATCATCATAGCCTTTGTCATCCTTATGATACTTGTTGTGCCGCAGTTTAGAGAAATTTTCGAGCAGTTAAATGCAGAGCTGCCACTGCCAACTAAAATTTTGCTAAATATCGAATATGTCATGACAAACTACGGCTTTTATATCCTTGGAGCACTTGCGTTTATCGGATATTTGCTTAGAAAATACTACCTTGAGAGTGAAGAATTTCAAGATAAGGTCGATAAATACCTTTTGAAAGTCTATCTCATCGGCAAGATCATATTTTATTCGAATATGAGTAGATTTAACCTCATCTTTACAGAGCTTGTTCGAGCTGGTTTGCCTATAGCAGATGCCCTTGATACGGCTGTGATAACGGTTTCAAACAAGGATATCAAAAAAAAGCTAAGCGGCGTTAAGATACTTGTTGGTAGGGGCGTTAGCCTAACAGAGGCTTTTAGAGATACAAATTTATATGAAAATATGCTCATACAGATGATAAGCGCTGGCGAGCAAAGCGGTAGCTTAGACGATATGACCGGAAAAGTAACTGACTATTACAGGATGAAATTTAACGATATTATTGATAACATCTCAAACTATATAGAGCCTATCTTGCTTGTTTTTATAGCAGGCATGGTGCTTTTACTGGCTCTTGGTATATTTTTGCCGATGTGGGATCTATCAAAAGCCGTTAAAAACTAA
- a CDS encoding PAS domain-containing protein, with protein MSENKEHMVEESAFLVSKTDLKGRITYCNEPFLKIVGAKQAEVLGKPHNIIRHPDMPRAVFKLLWERIKNKEEIFAYVKNKSFDGGYYWVFANITTSLDVQNNPVGYYSVRRKPNPKAIEIIEPIYQKLLSVEKSGGMDASMKFLTEFLKEKNLSYDEFVNNLQRL; from the coding sequence ATGTCTGAAAACAAAGAACACATGGTCGAAGAGAGCGCCTTTTTGGTCTCAAAGACCGATTTAAAAGGACGTATTACATATTGTAACGAGCCATTTTTAAAGATAGTTGGAGCTAAACAAGCTGAAGTCTTGGGTAAGCCTCACAACATCATAAGACACCCAGATATGCCAAGAGCTGTTTTCAAGCTACTTTGGGAGCGTATAAAAAATAAAGAAGAAATTTTCGCTTATGTTAAAAACAAAAGCTTTGATGGCGGATACTACTGGGTCTTTGCAAATATCACAACTTCGCTTGATGTGCAAAACAACCCAGTTGGCTACTACTCAGTTAGACGCAAGCCAAATCCAAAGGCGATTGAGATAATAGAGCCTATATATCAAAAGTTGTTATCGGTAGAAAAGAGCGGTGGCATGGATGCTTCGATGAAATTTTTAACTGAATTTTTAAAAGAAAAAAATCTAAGTTATGATGAATTTGTAAATAACCTTCAAAGGCTATAA